From Brassica napus cultivar Da-Ae chromosome C2 unlocalized genomic scaffold, Da-Ae chrC02_Random_16, whole genome shotgun sequence:
AATCAACATGCTCTTTGTCCTTCTTTTCGCTTAGTAGAAGTACCAACATCAATGGTATCTGGAACAACAGGTGGAtccacaatatttttttctcttcttggaTTTGGTAGCAGCCATTACTTCCCAATACTTTTTCACGAATCTGTGTAATAATATACATGATTAGTAAAAGTTAATTTTAATTGATTCGTCGTGTGAGGACATGGTTGTCAAGCAATAGAGGATAGATATCCGAAGTGGGAAGATCATAAAGTGTCTACTGAGCTAGATAACATGATTCAGGACATCCTCAAAGGTCAGCTTGATGAAAAGTTTTGGGAAGTAATGGCTGCTACCAAATCCAGGAAGAGAAAAAATATTGTGGATCCACCTGTTGTTCCAGATACCATTGATGTTGGTACTTCTACTAAGCGAAAGAAGGACAAAGAGCATGTTGATGGTTGTCACGCATCAGATATGGTATGTAGCTATCTGAATGAATAAGTATCAAAACCTGTTTTTTTGACATGTGGCTGAACTGTTTCTTTGGTCTGTGAATTGCTTATAGGTTGTAGCTCACAACATTGCTATACTTGGGTTGGTTGAATCGGTTAAGAACCTTAGTGCAAAAATAGATGGAATAGATGTTAATGTAGCTGACAAGGTTAGCGAGAAACTGGATGCAACCATACAAGCTAAAGTGGATGCTAAGGTCGGTTTATATGAGAAAGAGATGATGGAGAAGATTGCCATGTTGGTGGAAGACATAAAGAATCTGAAAGAGAAGGCTTATGTAAACATTCATACTGATGTGGCTAACTCCAATGATCACAACTCCATTGCGcaaga
This genomic window contains:
- the LOC125594621 gene encoding uncharacterized protein LOC125594621 gives rise to the protein MIQDILKGQLDEKFWEVMAATKSRKRKNIVDPPVVPDTIDVGTSTKRKKDKEHVDGCHASDMVVAHNIAILGLVESVKNLSAKIDGIDVNVADKVSEKLDATIQAKVDAKVGLYEKEMMEKIAMLVEDIKNLKEKAYVNIHTDVANSNDHNSIAQEEDDDSSNALSWMIEKKINSQDGLPLQCVVKKEKKQVRLWRR